The following DNA comes from Centropristis striata isolate RG_2023a ecotype Rhode Island chromosome 3, C.striata_1.0, whole genome shotgun sequence.
GTCCTggctttgttttcttcttccctGTATCCGACCAGCACCACTAACGACAAATCACCTGTGTTCCTGTTTCATTGTGCTGCGTGTGTTTGCCGAGCATCTGTTTACTAAACCACACTAAAACCAACATTATCGCGTTTTATAGCTGTGACATCTGTTACTAGTTGTATCGTGTTCCGTGAAAACAAAGTTAGCTGAGCCGGGTCACATCCTGGTGTAGAGCCAAGTGGTGTATCCCGAAACTTTTAGTATAGCATATCTAATATAACAAGCACGTTACGTAtggaattaaagaaaaacaacctgTAACCATATTCGACCTGCTACAAAATGAATACTAGTTGTTTACATTATAAAATCCTTGTGTGGCCGGTGTTGCGCCACATTATATGACACGTCTGATTAGCCGTAAAACAAACCTTCCAGCTGTACTGCCTTTGCAAACGTTTTCAAATAACTCTATCACTCAATTTATAATCTGATAGCAGCCATGATGAAAAATGATGCATTCATACCATATAGATGATGTAAAGATTAAAATGACTCCATAGATGCACAAATGTTGATATCTGTGGTAGCACAAACTGTTTATCCAAAGTGCACTATCCCCTCACCTGTCAATATGCATAATCTATTCCAAAggttattaattgtttttcagCCAAGGACCCCttaaaagaaacttaatcaggGACCCCCTCATGAATGTCCCTTGGAATATTTTGATGTAGCCtttgttttacacttttatagTGTTAATTATGCGAAAGAGCAACTCAAGAGAAACATGTTAGATGGATATCATACATGCATTAAATTATTTGCACCACCTCAACACAAAATAGccataaaacaatacaatcgtGATTTAAACCATGTAATTCGCTGCACTGTACCTAcctaaatataacataaaaggcAAATTTAAAGAAAGGGCTCATTTGGGGTGCCTTTCATAAAACATACGCACATCAAGTGTGAAGTGTGTCACTTTTACCTGTACTTTTATACAGGCTTCTGAGTATGGTATTTAACGTTTTATATCATGATCATTTCACCAAAATCGCAACTGTCGAAAGTCCCTATCCAGATACTACAGAGGAATCATGTGTGGTTATGGCTAGTGCGTGATTTAGTATGATGAAAGCATTCACTGTGGCAATATAGGTGAAATTCCTGATCAGGTCACATCATTTACCTGGTTATGGAGTGTGTTTTGTCCAGTGTAGGTTTTAATGTAAAAGCTTAAAGGCATTAATAAGCCTGCACACTGACACAGTATTTGTGAGTGTTTGTGACAGTAATACTTTTTAATGTGGAGGATtgatataaagaaataaattgttttaaaattctattaAAATGGTCATAAACTACCATGTAATTTTCTCTGCCCTGCACAGGAAAATCATCTCTTACAATACAGTTTGTGGAAGGACAGTTTGTTGACTCCTATGATCCCACCATCGAAAACAGTAGGTGCCGCTATTTTTaatatctttaaaatattttaaagatattGCAGCAATGAAAATCACAATTGATTTGGCTTTATgtcaagaaatgttttttaaaaatagttcatGTCTCTCCTCAGCCTTTAACAAATTGGTCAGTGTGAACGGTCAAGACTTCAATCTTCAGCTGGTTGATACAGCTGGGCAAGTAAGTTTTTCTTCTACCGCAATATCTGACACAATCCCGACATTGTCtgttttaaattaacatttttgatCTGTCCAATGACCAATTTAGCTTTAGTCAGCCAGTTAAGGACACAAGTCAGACTTTTCTATTTAACATGTAACTCTGATGCTAGTCTGTTGAATTAAAAGAGCCAGTTATTCCAGAAGCTGTTGTCTTGTATGTGTGACTCTATTTAATAATATGTTGTGTCTGGCAACAGTCATAGCCAATAAGATTATAATGCCTCTCCTCTGTCTTTAGGATGAGTACTCAATTTTTCACCAATCCCACTCAATGGACATCCATGGGTATGTCCTTGTCTATTCAGTGACTTCCAATAAAAGGTGAGTGGATGGTTGTGTTTTCATGTCTGAATAACGAGGCACACACTGTTAGAATTCTTAAAAGACTATTAAGTAGAGTGATGCTAACACTGTGTTCCACTATCAACTGACTTTACTGTTCATAACTTCAGATGTTTACAAGGCTCAAACCCATTGTTGTGTATACCACACTGTTTTCTAAtgccatataaaaaaaaattcaatttttgagaagttcatgttttgtttttgagtgtaACTTCTTTTGGTGACTGTTGCAGTTGGTAACATACAGGTTAGAGTTTCATACTGACCACTCTCAGATCAGTATCTACAAGTACTTtgatgtctgtctctgttcagttTTGAAGTTGTGCAGGTTCTACACGACAAACTGCTAGACATGGTTGGGAAGATTCAGTAAGTTTAGTTGAATCTTTTGAAAt
Coding sequences within:
- the rhebl1 gene encoding ras homolog, mTORC1 binding like 1; its protein translation is MPQPKHRKIAVIGYRSVGKSSLTIQFVEGQFVDSYDPTIENTFNKLVSVNGQDFNLQLVDTAGQDEYSIFHQSHSMDIHGYVLVYSVTSNKSFEVVQVLHDKLLDMVGKIQVPTVLVGNKKDLHMERVIKPEEGKKLADSWGAAFMESSAKENETAVEVFKRIILEMEKADGNAPPEEKKCAVM